The following proteins are co-located in the Methylomonas sp. 11b genome:
- a CDS encoding lysophospholipid acyltransferase family protein, translating into MTQPRTSSRQPDFRVYLGSTLLFIYIVFSTLIVGVAILGGFFLPFPMRYKIADIWINCLLYMLKLCCGLSYEVEGLENIPRDSAAIILSKHQSAWETVALRQFISPQTAVLKKSLLQIPFGGWALATLKPIAIDRQNQKEALKMLIDQGIERLQEGLFVVVFPEGTRVAPGAHKKFNAGGSMLAQKSGFPVIPLAHNAGEYWPRNSFLKYPGVIKVKIGPAISSIDKKSKDINAEAEAWINKAMQEIDEERTEG; encoded by the coding sequence ATGACGCAGCCACGCACATCGTCTCGACAGCCTGATTTCAGAGTCTATTTAGGCTCGACATTGTTGTTCATTTACATAGTATTCTCGACACTGATCGTCGGTGTGGCCATCTTGGGCGGTTTTTTTCTACCGTTTCCGATGCGCTACAAAATCGCCGACATTTGGATCAACTGCCTGCTGTATATGCTGAAGTTGTGTTGCGGCTTAAGTTATGAAGTGGAAGGCCTAGAAAACATTCCGCGTGATAGCGCGGCGATTATCCTCAGCAAACATCAATCGGCCTGGGAAACGGTGGCCTTGCGGCAATTTATTTCCCCGCAAACCGCGGTTCTGAAAAAATCGTTGCTGCAAATTCCATTCGGCGGCTGGGCCTTGGCGACGTTAAAGCCGATTGCGATTGATCGGCAGAATCAAAAAGAAGCATTAAAAATGCTGATCGATCAGGGTATCGAGCGTTTGCAGGAAGGCTTGTTTGTAGTGGTGTTTCCTGAAGGAACCAGAGTGGCGCCGGGAGCGCATAAAAAATTTAACGCCGGCGGCTCTATGCTGGCGCAAAAATCGGGTTTTCCGGTGATCCCCTTAGCGCACAATGCTGGCGAATATTGGCCACGTAACAGCTTTTTGAAATATCCGGGCGTCATTAAGGTAAAGATTGGGCCGGCCATTAGCAGCATCGATAAAAAATCGAAAGATATAAATGCAGAGGCGGAGGCATGGATCAATAAAGCGATGCAGGAAATCGACGAGGAACGAACTGAGGGGTAA
- the gmhB gene encoding D-glycero-beta-D-manno-heptose 1,7-bisphosphate 7-phosphatase, producing the protein MTERYVILDRDGTINVDSDAFIKSPEEWLPLAGSLEALALLNRHGYKVVVISNQSGIARGLFDLAMLEAIHAKMLQLASKAGGSIEAIYFCPHGPNDSCDCRKPLDGLFRRFAFDTRADLSRTYAIGDSLRDIKAAESAGAKPILVRTGKGEKTAIDNPHLNVPIFDNLYDAATHIVSTA; encoded by the coding sequence GTGACCGAGCGTTACGTTATTCTGGATCGGGACGGCACTATCAATGTCGATTCCGACGCATTCATCAAATCTCCGGAGGAATGGCTGCCGCTGGCCGGCAGCCTGGAAGCACTCGCTTTGTTGAATCGGCACGGTTACAAAGTCGTGGTGATCAGCAATCAGTCGGGGATTGCCAGAGGCTTGTTCGATTTGGCGATGTTGGAGGCGATACACGCCAAAATGCTGCAATTAGCATCCAAGGCGGGCGGGAGCATAGAAGCCATTTATTTTTGCCCTCATGGCCCAAACGACAGTTGTGATTGCCGCAAACCCCTGGACGGTCTGTTTCGGCGTTTTGCCTTCGACACGCGAGCCGATCTGAGTCGGACTTATGCGATTGGCGACTCCTTACGCGATATTAAGGCCGCCGAGTCAGCCGGCGCCAAACCGATTTTGGTCAGAACCGGGAAAGGCGAAAAAACCGCTATTGATAATCCCCACCTCAACGTTCCTATTTTCGATAATCTTTATGACGCAGCCACGCACATCGTCTCGACAGCCTGA